The following coding sequences lie in one Anguilla rostrata isolate EN2019 chromosome 8, ASM1855537v3, whole genome shotgun sequence genomic window:
- the LOC135261533 gene encoding uncharacterized protein LOC135261533 isoform X1, whose amino-acid sequence MLLKDTMALIPWSEISNVSLMCLPFHKPCFWFCSFRGQMVSFVKMEMTRVVVFSVVFFLASARLEVKEEPYTAFFGEDVHLPVPSLKTTEVLFKPSVGPEGSEDVLMRDGVLLGSRAKLNPQRSHLILEDVGEKDEGVYVIKHTDTPEDVKHIILMVRDCTIEHNLKYGETYLISLSKILGPITLEFRSSVLQLNQTSDGPVLLLNQTWTPSEEYKARLTASEKRVILHTVTGSDEGSYTILDSDEKVRKRTCLNVKEHQVFVQLPYAGTLKINLILDPSKVTVQYRQRSSGRARLILDRGELVVPGEPSLDKRLSVDGSMLILERVRFSDSGQFTVTDLQGFVISNTEVEVEAYKLPPLYVAIISLLSLLVFLLFVCLLSCLAKVHYRAKRARAIARIAQEAGKGDGETFRQVVHEAYTRFTEESTMKSQWDSNTDNTEADIKGLEVSKGGRYHTLLSDKNFLETSDSGVEFNISGFPLDSDTDVPPSYLSFLDSDQPNGTSAPDPVQSTKQAPDSQPGGGSGGTAQGPRVGSSPEVGLSPGASHEMAAPPPEADPANEADKDSAPPSNAGAGQDANGEKAAN is encoded by the exons AtgttgctcaaggatacaatggcATTGATCCCCTGGTCTGAAATTAGTAATGTGTCTCTGATGTGTCTACCATTTCATAAGccatgtttttggttttgttctttCAGAGGACAAATGGTCAGTTTTGTCAAAATGGAAATGACTAGAGTGGTTGTATTCAGTGTTGTGTTCTTCCTGG cGTCTGCAAGATTGGAAG TGAAAGAAGAACCCTACACTGCTTTTTTTGGAGAAGATGTGCACCTCCCCGTTCCCTCTCTGAAGACCACGGAGGTGCTGTTCAAGCCCAGCGTTGGCCCGGAGGGCTCTGAGGACGTTCTGATGAGAGACGGGGTGCTGCTTGGCTCTCGGGCCAAGCTGAACCCCCAACGCAGTCACCTGATCCTGGAGGACGTGGGGGAGAAGGACGAGGGCGTGTATGTCATTAAACACACGGACACTCCAGAGGACGTCAAGCACATCATTCTCATGGTCAGAG ATTGCACCATAGAGCATAATCTTAAATATGGCGAAACGTACCTGATCTCCCTGAGCAAAATTTTGGGCCCAATCACCCTGGAGTTCCGGTCCAGCGTGCTGCAGCTCAACCAGACCTCGGACGGCCCGGTTCTGCTCCTGAACCAGACCTGGACCCCCAGCGAGGAGTACAAGGCCCGTCTGACCGCGTCAGAGAAGAGGGTCATCCTGCACACCGTGACTGGCTCAGACGAGGGCAGCTACACCATTCTGGACTCTGACGAGAAAGTGAGGAAGAGGACGTGCCTGAACGTGAAAG AGCACCAGGTCTTTGTCCAATTACCGTACGCCGGCACACTGAAGATCAACCTGATTCTGGACCCCTCCAAAGTAACGGTGCAGTACAGGCAGAGGTCCAGCGGCAGGGCACGGCTCATTCTGGACCGGGGGGAGCTGGTGGTGCCAGGGGAGCCCAGCCTGGATAAAAGGCTCTCAGTGGATGGGTCCATGTTAATCCTGGAGCGGGTGCGCTTCAGTGATTCGGGGCAGTTCACGGTGACCGACTTGCAAGGTTTCGTCATCTCCAACACCGAAGTGGAGGTGGAAG CCTACAAGCTGCCCCCTCTTTACGTGGCGATAATCTCTCTCCTGTCGCTGCTCGTCTTCCTCCTGTTTGTGTGCCTGCTGTCCTGCCTGGCGAAGGTCCACTATCGAGCCAAGCGGGCGAGGGCCATAGCGCGCATCGCCCAGGAGGCTGGCAAGGGGGACGGCGAAACCTTCCGCCAG GTGGTCCATGAGGCCTACACCAGGTTCACTGAGGAATCCACTATGAAGTCCCAGTGGGACAGCAACACCGACAACACAGAAGCTGACATCAAG GGTCTAGAGGTGTCCAAAGGGGGGCGCTACCACACCCTGCTCTCGGATAAAAATTTCCTCGAAACGAGCGACTCAGGGGTGGAGTTCAACATCTCCGGCTTCCCGCTGGACAGCGACACGGACGTGCCCCCGTCGTACCTATCCTTCCTGGACTCTGACCAGCCCAATGGAACGTCCGCCCCGGACCCCGTCCAGAGCACCAAGCAGGCCCCCGACTCTCAACCTGGTGGGGGCAGCGGCGGCACCGCGCAGGGGCCCAGGGTGGGGTCCTCACCGGAGGTGGGCCTGAGCCCCGGGGCCAGCCACGAAATGGCGGCTCCGCCTCCCGAAGCTGATCCCGCGAACGAGGCGGACAAGGACTCCGCCCCGCCCAGCAATGCCGGCGCCGGTCAGGATGCCAACGGCGAGAAAGCTGCCAACTAa
- the LOC135261533 gene encoding uncharacterized protein LOC135261533 isoform X3, which produces MVSFVKMEMTRVVVFSVVFFLASARLEVKEEPYTAFFGEDVHLPVPSLKTTEVLFKPSVGPEGSEDVLMRDGVLLGSRAKLNPQRSHLILEDVGEKDEGVYVIKHTDTPEDVKHIILMVRDCTIEHNLKYGETYLISLSKILGPITLEFRSSVLQLNQTSDGPVLLLNQTWTPSEEYKARLTASEKRVILHTVTGSDEGSYTILDSDEKVRKRTCLNVKEHQVFVQLPYAGTLKINLILDPSKVTVQYRQRSSGRARLILDRGELVVPGEPSLDKRLSVDGSMLILERVRFSDSGQFTVTDLQGFVISNTEVEVEAYKLPPLYVAIISLLSLLVFLLFVCLLSCLAKVHYRAKRARAIARIAQEAGKGDGETFRQVVHEAYTRFTEESTMKSQWDSNTDNTEADIKGLEVSKGGRYHTLLSDKNFLETSDSGVEFNISGFPLDSDTDVPPSYLSFLDSDQPNGTSAPDPVQSTKQAPDSQPGGGSGGTAQGPRVGSSPEVGLSPGASHEMAAPPPEADPANEADKDSAPPSNAGAGQDANGEKAAN; this is translated from the exons ATGGTCAGTTTTGTCAAAATGGAAATGACTAGAGTGGTTGTATTCAGTGTTGTGTTCTTCCTGG cGTCTGCAAGATTGGAAG TGAAAGAAGAACCCTACACTGCTTTTTTTGGAGAAGATGTGCACCTCCCCGTTCCCTCTCTGAAGACCACGGAGGTGCTGTTCAAGCCCAGCGTTGGCCCGGAGGGCTCTGAGGACGTTCTGATGAGAGACGGGGTGCTGCTTGGCTCTCGGGCCAAGCTGAACCCCCAACGCAGTCACCTGATCCTGGAGGACGTGGGGGAGAAGGACGAGGGCGTGTATGTCATTAAACACACGGACACTCCAGAGGACGTCAAGCACATCATTCTCATGGTCAGAG ATTGCACCATAGAGCATAATCTTAAATATGGCGAAACGTACCTGATCTCCCTGAGCAAAATTTTGGGCCCAATCACCCTGGAGTTCCGGTCCAGCGTGCTGCAGCTCAACCAGACCTCGGACGGCCCGGTTCTGCTCCTGAACCAGACCTGGACCCCCAGCGAGGAGTACAAGGCCCGTCTGACCGCGTCAGAGAAGAGGGTCATCCTGCACACCGTGACTGGCTCAGACGAGGGCAGCTACACCATTCTGGACTCTGACGAGAAAGTGAGGAAGAGGACGTGCCTGAACGTGAAAG AGCACCAGGTCTTTGTCCAATTACCGTACGCCGGCACACTGAAGATCAACCTGATTCTGGACCCCTCCAAAGTAACGGTGCAGTACAGGCAGAGGTCCAGCGGCAGGGCACGGCTCATTCTGGACCGGGGGGAGCTGGTGGTGCCAGGGGAGCCCAGCCTGGATAAAAGGCTCTCAGTGGATGGGTCCATGTTAATCCTGGAGCGGGTGCGCTTCAGTGATTCGGGGCAGTTCACGGTGACCGACTTGCAAGGTTTCGTCATCTCCAACACCGAAGTGGAGGTGGAAG CCTACAAGCTGCCCCCTCTTTACGTGGCGATAATCTCTCTCCTGTCGCTGCTCGTCTTCCTCCTGTTTGTGTGCCTGCTGTCCTGCCTGGCGAAGGTCCACTATCGAGCCAAGCGGGCGAGGGCCATAGCGCGCATCGCCCAGGAGGCTGGCAAGGGGGACGGCGAAACCTTCCGCCAG GTGGTCCATGAGGCCTACACCAGGTTCACTGAGGAATCCACTATGAAGTCCCAGTGGGACAGCAACACCGACAACACAGAAGCTGACATCAAG GGTCTAGAGGTGTCCAAAGGGGGGCGCTACCACACCCTGCTCTCGGATAAAAATTTCCTCGAAACGAGCGACTCAGGGGTGGAGTTCAACATCTCCGGCTTCCCGCTGGACAGCGACACGGACGTGCCCCCGTCGTACCTATCCTTCCTGGACTCTGACCAGCCCAATGGAACGTCCGCCCCGGACCCCGTCCAGAGCACCAAGCAGGCCCCCGACTCTCAACCTGGTGGGGGCAGCGGCGGCACCGCGCAGGGGCCCAGGGTGGGGTCCTCACCGGAGGTGGGCCTGAGCCCCGGGGCCAGCCACGAAATGGCGGCTCCGCCTCCCGAAGCTGATCCCGCGAACGAGGCGGACAAGGACTCCGCCCCGCCCAGCAATGCCGGCGCCGGTCAGGATGCCAACGGCGAGAAAGCTGCCAACTAa
- the LOC135261533 gene encoding uncharacterized protein LOC135261533 isoform X2: MFHIFEKSSFCMPKLKVEFFFCMNSSARLEVKEEPYTAFFGEDVHLPVPSLKTTEVLFKPSVGPEGSEDVLMRDGVLLGSRAKLNPQRSHLILEDVGEKDEGVYVIKHTDTPEDVKHIILMVRDCTIEHNLKYGETYLISLSKILGPITLEFRSSVLQLNQTSDGPVLLLNQTWTPSEEYKARLTASEKRVILHTVTGSDEGSYTILDSDEKVRKRTCLNVKEHQVFVQLPYAGTLKINLILDPSKVTVQYRQRSSGRARLILDRGELVVPGEPSLDKRLSVDGSMLILERVRFSDSGQFTVTDLQGFVISNTEVEVEAYKLPPLYVAIISLLSLLVFLLFVCLLSCLAKVHYRAKRARAIARIAQEAGKGDGETFRQVVHEAYTRFTEESTMKSQWDSNTDNTEADIKGLEVSKGGRYHTLLSDKNFLETSDSGVEFNISGFPLDSDTDVPPSYLSFLDSDQPNGTSAPDPVQSTKQAPDSQPGGGSGGTAQGPRVGSSPEVGLSPGASHEMAAPPPEADPANEADKDSAPPSNAGAGQDANGEKAAN; the protein is encoded by the exons atgtttcatatttttgagaAGTCCTCATTTTGTATGCCAAAATTaaaagtggaattttttttttgcatgaatt cGTCTGCAAGATTGGAAG TGAAAGAAGAACCCTACACTGCTTTTTTTGGAGAAGATGTGCACCTCCCCGTTCCCTCTCTGAAGACCACGGAGGTGCTGTTCAAGCCCAGCGTTGGCCCGGAGGGCTCTGAGGACGTTCTGATGAGAGACGGGGTGCTGCTTGGCTCTCGGGCCAAGCTGAACCCCCAACGCAGTCACCTGATCCTGGAGGACGTGGGGGAGAAGGACGAGGGCGTGTATGTCATTAAACACACGGACACTCCAGAGGACGTCAAGCACATCATTCTCATGGTCAGAG ATTGCACCATAGAGCATAATCTTAAATATGGCGAAACGTACCTGATCTCCCTGAGCAAAATTTTGGGCCCAATCACCCTGGAGTTCCGGTCCAGCGTGCTGCAGCTCAACCAGACCTCGGACGGCCCGGTTCTGCTCCTGAACCAGACCTGGACCCCCAGCGAGGAGTACAAGGCCCGTCTGACCGCGTCAGAGAAGAGGGTCATCCTGCACACCGTGACTGGCTCAGACGAGGGCAGCTACACCATTCTGGACTCTGACGAGAAAGTGAGGAAGAGGACGTGCCTGAACGTGAAAG AGCACCAGGTCTTTGTCCAATTACCGTACGCCGGCACACTGAAGATCAACCTGATTCTGGACCCCTCCAAAGTAACGGTGCAGTACAGGCAGAGGTCCAGCGGCAGGGCACGGCTCATTCTGGACCGGGGGGAGCTGGTGGTGCCAGGGGAGCCCAGCCTGGATAAAAGGCTCTCAGTGGATGGGTCCATGTTAATCCTGGAGCGGGTGCGCTTCAGTGATTCGGGGCAGTTCACGGTGACCGACTTGCAAGGTTTCGTCATCTCCAACACCGAAGTGGAGGTGGAAG CCTACAAGCTGCCCCCTCTTTACGTGGCGATAATCTCTCTCCTGTCGCTGCTCGTCTTCCTCCTGTTTGTGTGCCTGCTGTCCTGCCTGGCGAAGGTCCACTATCGAGCCAAGCGGGCGAGGGCCATAGCGCGCATCGCCCAGGAGGCTGGCAAGGGGGACGGCGAAACCTTCCGCCAG GTGGTCCATGAGGCCTACACCAGGTTCACTGAGGAATCCACTATGAAGTCCCAGTGGGACAGCAACACCGACAACACAGAAGCTGACATCAAG GGTCTAGAGGTGTCCAAAGGGGGGCGCTACCACACCCTGCTCTCGGATAAAAATTTCCTCGAAACGAGCGACTCAGGGGTGGAGTTCAACATCTCCGGCTTCCCGCTGGACAGCGACACGGACGTGCCCCCGTCGTACCTATCCTTCCTGGACTCTGACCAGCCCAATGGAACGTCCGCCCCGGACCCCGTCCAGAGCACCAAGCAGGCCCCCGACTCTCAACCTGGTGGGGGCAGCGGCGGCACCGCGCAGGGGCCCAGGGTGGGGTCCTCACCGGAGGTGGGCCTGAGCCCCGGGGCCAGCCACGAAATGGCGGCTCCGCCTCCCGAAGCTGATCCCGCGAACGAGGCGGACAAGGACTCCGCCCCGCCCAGCAATGCCGGCGCCGGTCAGGATGCCAACGGCGAGAAAGCTGCCAACTAa